The DNA window TCCTACCTCAAGGAGACCGCCGGGATCGAGCTGGTCTCGCATGTGGTGGAGCTGGGCGCGGCCAAGGCCCCCGCCGGGGTGCTGCCGCTGCCGTCCGACGAGGCCCGGCTGGACGAGGACCCGGTGCGCTGCCTGGACGCCGACGCCTCCAAGCGGATGGTCGCCGAGATCGACCAGGCGCACACCGACGGCGACACCCTCGGCGGTGTGGTGGAGGTGCTGGCGTACGACGTGCCGCCGGGCCTCGGCTCGCATGTGCACTGGGACCGCCGCCTGGACGCCCGGCTGGCCGCCGCGCTGATGGGCATTCAGGCCATCAAGGGCGTGGAGCTTGGCGACGGCTTCGACCTGGCCCGGGTACCCGGCTCGCAGGCCCATGACGAGATCGAGCCCACCCCGGAGGGGATCCGCCGCCGCTCCGGCCGGTCCGGCGGCACCGAGGGCGGCCTGAGCACCGGTGAGCCGCTGCGGGTCCGCGCCGCGATGAAGCCCATCGCCACCGTGCCCCGCGCCCTGGGCACCCTGGACGTCCGCACCGGCGAGCCCGCCAAGGCCCACCACCAGCGCTCCGACGTCTGCGCGGTGCCCGCCGCCGGGATCGTCGCCGAGGCCATGGTGGCCCTGGTGCTCGCCGACGCGGTGGCGGAGAAGTTCGGCGGCGACTCGGTCGCCGAGACCCGCCGCAATGTCCAGGGCTACCTGGACCACCTCACCATCCGCTGAAGGGCGCTGTGACCGTGACCGAGAACCCGTCGTCCGGCACCCCGCTGGTGGTGCTGGTGGGGCCCATGGGGGCAGGCAAGACCACCGTCGGCCGGCTGCTCGCCGAACACCTAGGGGTGTCCTTCCGGGACACCGACGAGGACATCGAGCAGCGCGCCGGACAGCCGATCCCCGACATCTTCGTCGACCACGGCGAGGAGCACTTCCGCGCCCTGGAGGCGGCTGCCGTACGGGACGCGCTGGCCGCTCACCCGGGCGTACTGGCCCTCGGCGGCGGGGCGATCCTGGACCCGGCGACCCGGGCCCTGCTCGCCGCCCACCCGGTGGCCTTCCTCGACGTGGGCGTGCACGACGGCGTCAAGCGGGTCGGACTGGACGCGCCCCGCCCGCTGCTGGCGATCAACCCCCGGGCCCGCTGGCGCGAGCTGATGGAGGCCCGCCGCCCGCTCTACCTGGAGGTGGCCCGCGCCGTGGTCGCCACCGACGGCCGCGAGCCCGCCGAGGTCGCCGACGCCGTCCTCGAAGCCCTGGAGTTGAAGACCGTATGACTGGCACACCTGTCCGCATCCCCGTCGGCGGGGACGCCCCGTACGACGTCCTGGTCGGCAGCCACCTGCTCGGCGAACTGCCCGGCCTGCTCGGCACCAAGGCCCGGCGGGTCGCGGTGATCCACCCCGAGGCGCTGGCCGCCACCGGGGAGGCCATCCGCGAGGACCTGGCGGCGCAGGGCTATGAGGCCATCGCCCTCCAGGTGCCCAACGCCGAGGACGCCAAGAGCGCCGAGGTCGCCGCGTACTGCTGGTCGGTGCTCGGCCAGACCGGCTTCACCCGCAGCGACGCCGTGGTCGGCGTCGGCGGCGGCTCCACCACCGACCTGGCGGGCTTTGTCGCCGCCAGCTGGCTGCGCGGGGTGCGCTGGGTCGCCATGCCCACCACCCTGCTGGGCATGGTGGACGCGGCGGTCGGCGGCAAGACCGGGATCAACATCGCCGAGGGCAAGAACCTGGTCGGCGCCTTCCACCCGCCCGCCGGGGTGCTCGCCGACCTGGCGACCCTGGAGACGGTGCCGCGCCATGACTACATCAGCGGCCTGGCCGAGGTGATCAAGGCCGGGTTCATCGCCGACCCGGTCATCCTGGACCTGGTGGAGGCCGACCCGCAGGGCGCCACCACCCCCGCCGGTCCGCACACCCTGGAGCTGATCGAGCGGGCCGTACGGGTGAAGGCCGAGGTGGTCTCCGGCGACCTCAAGGAGTCCGGCCGCCGCGAGATCCTCAACTACGGCCACACCCTGGGCCATGCCATCGAGCGCAATGAGCGCTACAAGTGGCGGCACGGCGCCGCCGTCTCCGTCGGCATGGTCTTCGCCGCCGAACTGGGCCGGGTCGCCGGGCGGCTGGACGACGCCACCGCCGACCGGCACCGGGCCGTACTGGCCTCCGTCGGCCTGCCGCTGACCTACCGCGCGGACGCCTGGCCCCGGCTGCTGGACGCCATGAAGATCGACAAGAAGTCGCGGGCGGACATGCTGCGCTTCATCGTGCTGGACGGCCTGGGCAAGCCCGCCGTGCTGGAGGCCCCCGACCCCTCGCTGCTGGTCGCCGCGTACGCGGAGGTGGCCGGGTGACCGCCGTCCTGGTGATCAACGGGCCCAACCTCGGCCGCCTCGGCAGCCGCGAGCCGGACGTCTACGGCTCCACCTCCTACGCGGGCCTGGTCGAGCGCTGCACCGCGCTGGGCAAGGAGCTGGGCCTGGAGGTGGAGGTCCGGGAGACCAATGACGAGGGCGAGCTGATCCGCTGGCTGCACGAGGCCGCCGACGGCCGGATCCCGGTGGTGCTCAACCCCGGCGCCTTCACGCACTACTCGTACGGGATGCGGGACGCCGCCGCGCAGCGCACCGCGCCGCTGATCGAGGTGCACATCTCCAACCCGTACACCCGCGAGGAGTTCCGGCACACCTCGGTGGTCGCGGGGGTCGCCTCCGGCACCGTCGCGGGGTTCGGCATCGGCTCCTACGAGCTGGCCCTGCGGGCCCTCGCCGAGGGGCTGACCAGCGGCTGACCTGTCGTCAGTACCCGGGCGCGGGCCCGGTGGCGGACTGTGCCCGCCACCGGGCCCGCGTGTATTGTCCGCGCCGGAGGTGTCCGTGACGCAGCATGCCGGGGGAGCACCACCGCCCCCCCATCCGCCCACCCCGTACGGCACGGGAGCACAGGGCCGACCGCCCTTGCCGCCCGCCGGACCGGGTGCGGGCTGGCCTGCTCCGCACCACCCCCAGCAGCAGCCCCACCCCCACCCCCAGCAGCCGCAGCAGCAGCCGCACCCCAGCAGCCGCCCCGTCCGCCGCAGTACCCGCAGACCGGCCACCACCCGGCGGTGCAGCCCCCCGTGCCCACCCGCCCCCGGTACCGGCCGGGGCCACCGGGCACTTCCCGCTGCCGCCGGGCACCGCCGCCCAGCTCCCCGCCCCCGCCGCCCGGCCGCACCCGCATGCCCCGGCCGGGCCGATCGCGGTGCTGCTGATCGGACCGGCCGGGGCGGGCAAGACCACCGTCGCCCGCCACTGGGCCGAGCTGCGCACCACCCCGACCGCCCACATCAGCCTGGACGACGTCCGCGAGTGGGTGCGGGCGGGCTTCGCCAACCCCCAGTCGGGCTGGAACGACCACTCCGAGGCCCAGTACCGGCTGGCCCGCCGCACCTGCGGCTTCGCCTGCCGCAACTACCTGGCCAACGGCATCTCCTGCATCGTCGACGACGCCGTCTTCCCCGACCGCCCCGCCATCGGCCTCGGCGGCTGGAAGCGCCACCTCGGCCCCGGCGTGATCCCGGTGGTGCTGCTGCCCGGCCTGGAGTCGGTGCTGGCCCGCAACGCCCGCCGCAGCGGCACCCGCCGGCTCGGCGACGAGGAGGTCGCCCGCATCCACGGCCGGATGGCCGGCTGGTACAACTCCGGGCTGCCGATCATCGACAACAGCCGGCTGGACGTCCAGGCCACCGCCGCCGCCCTCGACCAGGTGATCGCCGCCCGGCTGGCGGGCCTCCCTCCCCGGTAGCCGCCCGCAGCACCCGGCAGCCGCCCGCAGTCGCCGGTACGGCGCAGCACGGCGGGCCGCCCGGAGCCCGCGCACGTACGCTGCCTGCATGGCCGATGTGCACGCAGCCCGTCGTGAACGCCTCCGGGACAGGTGCGGGGCCCTGGCCGCCGACGCCGCGCTGGTGACCCGCCCGGCGAACGTGTGGTACCTGACGGGCGCCGAGCCGGACGGGGCGGCGCTGCTGCTCACCCGGGACCGGGCGGTGCTCGCCGTACCGGAGGAGGTGCCGCAGGACGCCGAGGGCCTGCTGCTCCAGCAGCCCGAGGACGTCCAGCGGCTGGAGGTGCCGCCGGGCGCCGACCCGGCGGTGTCGGCGGCCACCGCCGCCGCCCGCTACCGGGTCGCGGTGCTGGCGGTGGAGGAGCACGACCTGACGGTCGCCCGCCACCGGGCGGTCGCCGAGGCCGCCGCCCCGGCACGCCCCACCGACCTGGACCGGGCGGTGGAGCAGCTGCGCCTGGTCAAGGACGAGGAGGAGATCACCGCCCTGCGGATCTCCGCCGAGATCGCCGACCAGGCGCTGGGCGAGCTGCTGGAGTCCATCCTGGTGGGCCGGACCGAGCGGCATCTGGCTATGGAGCTGGAGCGCCGGATGGTGGACCACGGCGCGGACTGCGCCGCCTTCCCGGTCTCCATCGGCACCGGGACCCACGCGGGCCTGGCCGGGCATCTGCCCACCGACCGCAGGGTGGAGGAGGGCGACTTCCTCACCGTCGCCCTGGGCGCCCGCTACCGGGGCTACGGCGCGTCGGCCGCCCGGACCTTTGTGATCGGCACCGCGCCGGCGCAGTGGCAGATCGATCTGCACGCGGTGGTCTTCGCCGCCCAGCGGGCCGGTCGGGAGGCCCTGCAACCAGGCACTCCCTGCCATGAGGCGGACCGTGCGGTGCGGGAGGTGCTACAGGCGGCAGGCCATACGGAGGCCCCGCCGAGGCCGGTCGGACACGGCGTGGGACTGGAGATCGCCGAGGAGCCGCGACTCGGACCCGGGGACATGGGTAAACTGGACGCTCGTGTGCCGGTCACCATCGGCCCGGGGGTCCACCTTCCGGGTCGGGGCGGTGTCCGGATCGAGGACACACTCGTGGTCCGCCCCCTCGGAGAGGGCGGTCCCGAGCTGCTCACCATCACCACCAAGGAGCTCCTCGCCCTGTGATCCCGCAGGGGGCCGACAGGCCACACACCCTTGGTTCCTTGACAGCTATATGCAGGAGTTAGTGCGACCGTGGCGACCACGAACGACCTCAAGAACGGCATGGTGCTCAAGCTCGACAATGGCCAGCTCTGGTCTGTCGTCGAGTTCCAGCACGTCAAGCCCGGCAAGGGCGGCGCCTTCGTCCGCACCAAGCTCAAGCACGTGCTCTCCGGCAAGGTGGTCGACAAGACCTTCAACGCCGGTACCAAGGTCGAGACGGCCACCGTGGACAAGCGCGGTATGCAGTTCTCGTACAAGGACGGCAGCGACTTCGTGTTCATGGACACGGACACCTTCGAGCAGATGCCGATCAGCCCGGAGGTCGTGGGCGACGCCGCGAACTACCTCCTGGAGGGCTTCGAGGCCGTCGTGGCGATCTACGAGGGCCAGGCGCTCTATGTGGAGCTGCCGGCCTCCGTCGAGCTGGTGATCGAGTACACCGAGCCCGGTGTGCAGGGCGACCGCTCCACCGGCGGCACCAAGCCGGCCCGCCTGGAGACCGGCTACGAGATCGCCGTGCCGCTCTTCATCACCACCGGCGAGAAGGTCAAGGTCGACACCCGCGACGGCGGCTACCTCGGCCGGGTGAACAGCTAACCGTGTCCGCAGCACGCAGCAAGGCCCGCCAGCGCGCCTTCCAGATCCTCTTCGAGGCCGACCACCGGGGCGTCGACCCGCAGGGCGTCCTCGCCGACTGGGTGCGCCGTGCGCGGGAGCCCAAGCCGGACGAAGGCGTCCCGCAGGTGGGTGAGTACACGATGCGGCTGGTCGAGGGGTATGCGCAGCACGCCGCTCGGATCGACGAGCTCATCTCGGGTTA is part of the Peterkaempfera bronchialis genome and encodes:
- the aroC gene encoding chorismate synthase is translated as MSRLRWLTAGESHGPALVATLEGLPAGVPITTDMVADALARRRLGYGRGARMKFERDEVTFLGGVRHGLTLGSPVAVMVGNTEWPKWEQVMSADPVDPEILAGLARNEPLTRPRPGHADLAGMQKYGFDEARPILERASARETAARVAIGTVARSYLKETAGIELVSHVVELGAAKAPAGVLPLPSDEARLDEDPVRCLDADASKRMVAEIDQAHTDGDTLGGVVEVLAYDVPPGLGSHVHWDRRLDARLAAALMGIQAIKGVELGDGFDLARVPGSQAHDEIEPTPEGIRRRSGRSGGTEGGLSTGEPLRVRAAMKPIATVPRALGTLDVRTGEPAKAHHQRSDVCAVPAAGIVAEAMVALVLADAVAEKFGGDSVAETRRNVQGYLDHLTIR
- a CDS encoding shikimate kinase; this translates as MGAGKTTVGRLLAEHLGVSFRDTDEDIEQRAGQPIPDIFVDHGEEHFRALEAAAVRDALAAHPGVLALGGGAILDPATRALLAAHPVAFLDVGVHDGVKRVGLDAPRPLLAINPRARWRELMEARRPLYLEVARAVVATDGREPAEVADAVLEALELKTV
- the aroB gene encoding 3-dehydroquinate synthase; amino-acid sequence: MTGTPVRIPVGGDAPYDVLVGSHLLGELPGLLGTKARRVAVIHPEALAATGEAIREDLAAQGYEAIALQVPNAEDAKSAEVAAYCWSVLGQTGFTRSDAVVGVGGGSTTDLAGFVAASWLRGVRWVAMPTTLLGMVDAAVGGKTGINIAEGKNLVGAFHPPAGVLADLATLETVPRHDYISGLAEVIKAGFIADPVILDLVEADPQGATTPAGPHTLELIERAVRVKAEVVSGDLKESGRREILNYGHTLGHAIERNERYKWRHGAAVSVGMVFAAELGRVAGRLDDATADRHRAVLASVGLPLTYRADAWPRLLDAMKIDKKSRADMLRFIVLDGLGKPAVLEAPDPSLLVAAYAEVAG
- the aroQ gene encoding type II 3-dehydroquinate dehydratase, giving the protein MTAVLVINGPNLGRLGSREPDVYGSTSYAGLVERCTALGKELGLEVEVRETNDEGELIRWLHEAADGRIPVVLNPGAFTHYSYGMRDAAAQRTAPLIEVHISNPYTREEFRHTSVVAGVASGTVAGFGIGSYELALRALAEGLTSG
- a CDS encoding AAA family ATPase — encoded protein: MRAGLLRTTPSSSPTPTPSSRSSSRTPAAAPSAAVPADRPPPGGAAPRAHPPPVPAGATGHFPLPPGTAAQLPAPAARPHPHAPAGPIAVLLIGPAGAGKTTVARHWAELRTTPTAHISLDDVREWVRAGFANPQSGWNDHSEAQYRLARRTCGFACRNYLANGISCIVDDAVFPDRPAIGLGGWKRHLGPGVIPVVLLPGLESVLARNARRSGTRRLGDEEVARIHGRMAGWYNSGLPIIDNSRLDVQATAAALDQVIAARLAGLPPR
- a CDS encoding M24 family metallopeptidase — its product is MADVHAARRERLRDRCGALAADAALVTRPANVWYLTGAEPDGAALLLTRDRAVLAVPEEVPQDAEGLLLQQPEDVQRLEVPPGADPAVSAATAAARYRVAVLAVEEHDLTVARHRAVAEAAAPARPTDLDRAVEQLRLVKDEEEITALRISAEIADQALGELLESILVGRTERHLAMELERRMVDHGADCAAFPVSIGTGTHAGLAGHLPTDRRVEEGDFLTVALGARYRGYGASAARTFVIGTAPAQWQIDLHAVVFAAQRAGREALQPGTPCHEADRAVREVLQAAGHTEAPPRPVGHGVGLEIAEEPRLGPGDMGKLDARVPVTIGPGVHLPGRGGVRIEDTLVVRPLGEGGPELLTITTKELLAL
- the efp gene encoding elongation factor P; the encoded protein is MATTNDLKNGMVLKLDNGQLWSVVEFQHVKPGKGGAFVRTKLKHVLSGKVVDKTFNAGTKVETATVDKRGMQFSYKDGSDFVFMDTDTFEQMPISPEVVGDAANYLLEGFEAVVAIYEGQALYVELPASVELVIEYTEPGVQGDRSTGGTKPARLETGYEIAVPLFITTGEKVKVDTRDGGYLGRVNS
- the nusB gene encoding transcription antitermination factor NusB; the protein is MSAARSKARQRAFQILFEADHRGVDPQGVLADWVRRAREPKPDEGVPQVGEYTMRLVEGYAQHAARIDELISGYSVGWTLDRMPIADRNILRLGAYELIWEDDVPDAVVLDEAVEIAKEFSTDESPAFVNGLLGRLKELKPSLRR